From the Candidatus Binataceae bacterium genome, one window contains:
- a CDS encoding SDR family oxidoreductase, with protein sequence MAGLLYGKVALITGAANGIGRATALAAAREGAKVLVVDAVAVGEETAKAIKQAGGEAAFHKCDVTRAAEVEATVAAAVKLFGRLDCAHNNAGIIGKTLRTADDTEENFDRIIEVDLKGVWLCMKYEILQMLKQGARGAIVNTASAAGLVGSHGQPAYTAAKHGVVGLTKVAALEYARHDIRVNAVCPGVIDTAMVAEMVTGHPRLRDRLISVEPIRRMGKPEEIGEAVVWLMSDHASFVTGASLPVDGAMTAQ encoded by the coding sequence ATGGCAGGACTGCTGTATGGCAAAGTCGCATTGATAACGGGCGCCGCAAACGGTATCGGCCGCGCCACCGCGCTCGCCGCCGCGCGCGAAGGCGCAAAGGTGCTGGTGGTTGATGCGGTCGCCGTCGGCGAGGAGACCGCCAAGGCAATCAAGCAGGCCGGCGGTGAAGCCGCCTTTCACAAGTGCGACGTGACCCGCGCCGCCGAGGTCGAAGCCACGGTCGCCGCCGCGGTCAAGCTCTTCGGCCGCCTCGACTGCGCGCACAATAACGCCGGCATCATCGGCAAGACGTTGCGCACCGCCGACGACACCGAAGAGAACTTCGACCGCATCATCGAGGTCGATCTGAAAGGCGTATGGCTCTGCATGAAGTATGAAATTCTGCAGATGCTCAAGCAGGGCGCGCGCGGCGCGATCGTCAATACCGCTTCGGCCGCCGGACTGGTCGGCTCGCATGGGCAACCGGCCTACACCGCCGCCAAGCACGGCGTGGTCGGACTGACCAAGGTGGCGGCGCTGGAGTATGCGCGTCACGACATCCGCGTCAACGCCGTTTGCCCCGGCGTGATCGACACCGCGATGGTCGCCGAGATGGTCACCGGCCATCCGCGCCTGCGCGACCGGCTGATCTCGGTCGAGCCGATCCGGCGCATGGGCAAGCCCGAGGAAATTGGCGAGGCGGTGGTGTGGCTGATGTCGGATCACGCCTCGTTCGTAACCGGCGCGTCGCTGCCGGTTGACGGCGCCATGACCGCACAATGA
- a CDS encoding amidohydrolase family protein has protein sequence MLSTAASELAPDAAAAIRRAYNNWLGDFCTQTSGRVFGAASVDLRDAEEAAREARRCVKDFGFKAVHVNPVPVGKHRLYDSFYEPLWNALEDLDVPLAVHTGAGVGADQMLYHYLPGLRTAQVTVAFTVGNMFASTALIMGGVLERHPRLRVVHLESGAGWVPFWMDRLAASVQGGLRGLGIPGLKLSPADYFRRRCFISADPDDPFIKQTIEMIGDGNIVTATDFAHPEGRRYESAVDELLELPEVTLESKRKIMWDNALRLYPIRPA, from the coding sequence CTGCTGAGCACGGCGGCATCCGAGCTGGCGCCCGACGCGGCGGCCGCGATTCGCCGCGCCTACAACAACTGGCTCGGCGATTTCTGCACGCAGACGAGCGGGCGCGTGTTCGGCGCGGCCTCCGTCGATCTCCGCGACGCCGAGGAGGCGGCGCGCGAGGCGCGCCGCTGCGTGAAGGATTTCGGCTTCAAGGCAGTGCACGTCAATCCGGTGCCGGTCGGAAAGCATCGCCTCTACGACAGCTTTTACGAACCGTTATGGAACGCGCTCGAAGACCTCGACGTGCCGCTCGCGGTGCATACGGGCGCAGGCGTGGGCGCGGACCAGATGCTCTATCACTATTTGCCGGGGCTGCGGACCGCGCAGGTCACGGTCGCGTTCACGGTCGGCAATATGTTCGCCAGCACCGCGCTGATCATGGGCGGCGTGCTGGAGCGGCATCCGCGGCTCCGCGTGGTGCACCTGGAATCGGGCGCCGGATGGGTCCCGTTCTGGATGGACCGGCTGGCGGCGAGCGTGCAGGGCGGGCTTCGCGGACTCGGCATCCCCGGACTCAAGCTGAGTCCTGCCGACTACTTCCGCCGACGGTGTTTCATCTCCGCCGATCCCGACGATCCGTTCATCAAGCAGACGATCGAAATGATCGGCGACGGCAACATCGTCACGGCCACGGATTTTGCGCATCCGGAGGGCCGGCGCTACGAATCGGCCGTCGACGAACTTCTGGAACTTCCGGAAGTGACCCTCGAAAGCAAGCGCAAAATCATGTGGGACAACGCGCTCAGGCTCTATCCGATCCGTCCCGCGTAG